DNA from Geobacter sulfurreducens PCA:
GGCTTCTTGGGTCTGTCCGAGGAGGTGCCGGTGGGATACCGGGAAATCCGGGTCTTCTTCTCCATCGACGCGGACCTGACCGACGGGCAGAAGGAGGAGCTCATCCGGATGGCTCAGAAGTATTCGCCGGTGTACAACACCGTGGCCAAGCCGGTGCCGGTTGCGGTCCTGCTGGACCGGGGCTGATACCACACGGGCCGGCAACGGCGGAGGGGTGACGCGCCGCGCAGGAGTGGAGGAAAAGGCGCAGGCACGCTATTGTGCGGGGAAACACTGGATTGGAGCTCGTGCGGGACCAACCGGGCAGGGTAGGAGTCAGGGCGAAACAGGTCTGCCGCCGAGGCAGTCCCCGAGGGTGAACCAGAAGGTGGCGCCGCGGTCGGCAGCGGCGTCCGCCCATATTTTCCCGCCGTGGCGATGGATGATCCTCTGGACCGTGGCGAGGCCGATGCCGGTGCCTTCATAGTCATCACGGGCATGGAGCCGCTGAAACGGGACAAAAAGCTTGTCGGCGAAATTCATGTCGAAACCCGCGCCGTTATCCCTGACAAAAAACGTCTGCTGATCGCCCGACGGAATAACGCCGAACTCGATGCGCGCCCGCTCAGTGCGGGAGGTGAATTTCCAGGCATTGCCGAGCAGGTTGGACAATACCACGCGGATCAGGTTGCCGTCACACTGGGCCATGACATCGGGCGCGATCTCCGTGTCCACCAGCCGGTCCGGCGCGGCCTCCCGCAGGTCGGTCACGACGTCCATCGCAATGGTGCTCAGGTTGACGGGGTGACATTCCAGGGGTGAACGGTTCGTCCGTGAGAGACTAAGCAGCTCGTTGATCAGGGTATCCATCCTCTGGGCACCGCCTTCGATCCGCGTGAGCAGATCACGGCCCCCGTGGTCGAGCCGGTCGCCGTAGTCCTCCGCGACGACCCGGCTGAACCCGGCAATGTGACGCAGCGGCGCCCGCAGGTCATGGGAAACCGCCGAGCAGAAAGAATCCAGCTCGCGATTGGATAGCTCGAGCTCCCTCGTGCGCTCCCCCACCCTCCGTTCAAGCTCCTCGTTCAGCTGCCGCATCCCCAGTTCGGCGTTCTTGAGTTCGGTAATATCGTGGTTTACGACCAGGACCGCGGCGGACGAATCGTCCGCACCCCGTTCGGGGATCAGCGTGGTTTCAAAGTGGCGCAGGCCGCGAGGGGACTGGTAGGTAAATTCGAGCCGCTGTTCCCTCCCGGACGAGAAGACTTCGTTGATCGCCGCATCCCAGCGATCGACCAGTTCGTCCGGCATGCCGATCTCCCGGTTGGTCCTGCCAATGAAGTGCTCCGGCGGGAACCCCGTCACCCTTGTTATGGCGGCGCTCACATAGAGATGGCGCAGCTCGCGGTCGAACCGCGCGATGATGTCCGGGATGTTGTCGAGGACGAGCCGGTGGCTCTGCTCCTGCCTCCGCAGCTCGTCTTCCATGAGGCGGCGCTCGGTGATGTCGTTGAAGACCGCCGCGAACTTCCCCCTCTCAGGGCAGTAGGCGCGGACGCTGTAGTATCTCCCGATCGCGCCCGCGTATTCTTCGAACTCCGCCGACCGCCCCGACAGGGCAACGTCCCCGTACCGCTCGATCCAGTGGCGCTCGGTGCCCGGCATCACCTCAAGGACCGTCTTGCCGACGATGTCGGCGGCCCGAAGCCCCGTCATCCGCTCAAAGGCCCCGTTCACCGCCAGGAACCGGTAGTCCGCGGGATTGCCGTCCCGGTCGCAGATCAACTCGTGGAGAGCGCAGCCGCTCATCATCTCCTCGAACAGGAGGCGATATCGCTCTTCGCTCCGGCAGAGCCTTTCCTGGGCGAGAATTCTGTCCGTCACGTCGCGCGCGACGGCGAACACCAGGTCCCCCGCCGGTGCGGCGCGCCATTCGAGCCACCGGTACGAACCGTCCCGGACGCGGTAGCGATTGGTAAAATCCTTCACCTGCCGTTGGTGCGCAAGGTCGGACATAGCCCCCATCGTCGCCTCGCGGTCGTCGGGGTGCACCAAGTCGATGAACTTCCTGCCGAGCAGCTCATGGAGAGGGAAACCGAGCACCTCTTCCCATGCAGGGTTGAGCCGCCGGAAATACCCACTGTTGTCGGCCACGCAGAGCAGGTCGAGGCTGTTGCGGAAGTAGGTGTCGCATTCTTCCGACTTCTGCCTCAACTCTGCCAGGACTCGCGAGAATATCGCACTGTCCCTGAAGGTGAGGATCACCTGCCCCAGCGCCGGCAGGAAGGCCGCCTCCACCTCCACCTGCCTGACACCGCCTTCCCGCTGCCTGAGCCCGATCTCGGCGCGGGCCGGGCTGCCCGAGGTTGCCGTGTTTATCAACGCGGTGTGCCATGTGCCGGAACCGCCGGCTTCAAGCTCGGCCAGGGACAGGGAGAGAAGCTCGGCCCGCGGGTAGCCGCTCAAAAGACACAATCCCTCGCCGACGTCGAGCAGCCGCCCCTGGCCGTCGGCAACGCAGAAGGCTGCCGCGTCCACAGGGGGTCCGTTGTACTCTTCGTTTGCCGCGTCGTAAGCCATGAAATCGACCATCCTTGCCGACCAGGTGATATCTCTGTGCAATGTCGGCTGAGCATAGCAGATTATCATTGATCAAACAAACAGTTATGATCACGCCGATGCGGGTACCGTGAACCGTGAGATCAGTCAGGGGGGGGCGTTCGACGCCTACTATCCGTTCGCCAGTTGTTCTTCCAACTCTCGGTAGACCGCTTCCATGACACCGTAACGGTGCCAGTGGCCGGCCAGCTTGCGGGCACATTCGATCATCCCCACGAGTCCGGCTGCGGTACCGCAAGCCACCAGGGCGGAGAGATCTCCATTGACGACCATAATGATGCCCGCAACGAACAGGGTGAAGCTCGACAGGAAGAGGGCCGTCTCCATGTGCCGGAAGGGGGACTGGAGCATCCGCCCGAGGCGGGCGTAAGCGCGGGCATGGGCCCGCAGGCGGCGCCGGTACTCCTCCAGCTCGGCACCGTGAAACCGGGCGCAGGCCCGTACGTGCAGACGGCACAGCGCCTGCCTGCTCGATGAGGAAAGGCGTTCGCCCAGGTAGTGTTCAAGTTCCGCGTCGATCATATACGTGTCCATATCAACCTCCCTGTGACACGTATCGGCGCAATTGATCAACTCTTAAAAAAATCTTCCAAAACAACATTTTACACATCATCGTGTCATATGAGACGGTCGCGTTCCCTCCGGCCGGCACGGGGCCATTTGCGAGTTCGGCCGGAGAGGGTATGCTTTCCATGATATCCACACCCCGGAAGGAGACCAAGAACGCCATGATCATCACCACAACTCCCACCATCGAAGGAAAGCGGATCGTCCGCTACTGCGGCGTTGTTGCCGGCGAGGCTATCCTCGGCGCAAACCTGTTCAAGGATCTGTTTGCCAATATCCGCGACATGGTGGGCGGCCGGTCGGCCACCTACGAGCGGGAATTGCAGCGGGCGCGCGACATCGCCCTGCGGGAACTGGAGGAGCGGGCCGAAGAACTGGGCGCCACGGCCGTGGTGGGGGTCGATCTTGACTACGAGGTCATGGGACAGGGGAACGGGATGCTGATGGTCTCGGCCAGCGGTACGGCGGTGGTGGTCGAGTAGAAAGGGAGAGGACGCCATGGCGGAGGGGTTCAAGGACTATTTTTCCGACACTTCCGATGCGTACCGGACCTATCGCCCCGAGTATCCGGACGCGCTCTTCGCGTGGCTGGCCGGGCTTCCGCCC
Protein-coding regions in this window:
- a CDS encoding PAS domain S-box protein is translated as MVDFMAYDAANEEYNGPPVDAAAFCVADGQGRLLDVGEGLCLLSGYPRAELLSLSLAELEAGGSGTWHTALINTATSGSPARAEIGLRQREGGVRQVEVEAAFLPALGQVILTFRDSAIFSRVLAELRQKSEECDTYFRNSLDLLCVADNSGYFRRLNPAWEEVLGFPLHELLGRKFIDLVHPDDREATMGAMSDLAHQRQVKDFTNRYRVRDGSYRWLEWRAAPAGDLVFAVARDVTDRILAQERLCRSEERYRLLFEEMMSGCALHELICDRDGNPADYRFLAVNGAFERMTGLRAADIVGKTVLEVMPGTERHWIERYGDVALSGRSAEFEEYAGAIGRYYSVRAYCPERGKFAAVFNDITERRLMEDELRRQEQSHRLVLDNIPDIIARFDRELRHLYVSAAITRVTGFPPEHFIGRTNREIGMPDELVDRWDAAINEVFSSGREQRLEFTYQSPRGLRHFETTLIPERGADDSSAAVLVVNHDITELKNAELGMRQLNEELERRVGERTRELELSNRELDSFCSAVSHDLRAPLRHIAGFSRVVAEDYGDRLDHGGRDLLTRIEGGAQRMDTLINELLSLSRTNRSPLECHPVNLSTIAMDVVTDLREAAPDRLVDTEIAPDVMAQCDGNLIRVVLSNLLGNAWKFTSRTERARIEFGVIPSGDQQTFFVRDNGAGFDMNFADKLFVPFQRLHARDDYEGTGIGLATVQRIIHRHGGKIWADAAADRGATFWFTLGDCLGGRPVSP
- a CDS encoding GSU0071 family protein: MDTYMIDAELEHYLGERLSSSSRQALCRLHVRACARFHGAELEEYRRRLRAHARAYARLGRMLQSPFRHMETALFLSSFTLFVAGIIMVVNGDLSALVACGTAAGLVGMIECARKLAGHWHRYGVMEAVYRELEEQLANG
- a CDS encoding heavy metal-binding domain-containing protein, with the translated sequence MIITTTPTIEGKRIVRYCGVVAGEAILGANLFKDLFANIRDMVGGRSATYERELQRARDIALRELEERAEELGATAVVGVDLDYEVMGQGNGMLMVSASGTAVVVE